A window of Xylophilus sp. GW821-FHT01B05 contains these coding sequences:
- a CDS encoding pilus assembly protein PilP — protein sequence MTAVLCAGLLAGCGASDDEDLRAWMAEQKAQTRPKITPLAEPKQFVPEDYVQQAAAEPFNPEKLTQALRRDTPHNAANEALIAPELLRRKEPLEAFPLDAMAMVGSMVKAERPVALVRANNLLYQVRVGEHLGQNYGRVQKITETELTLREIVPDATGDWMERMTSLQLQEKAK from the coding sequence ATGACCGCTGTGCTGTGTGCTGGCCTGCTTGCCGGCTGCGGTGCGTCTGACGATGAAGACCTGCGCGCCTGGATGGCAGAGCAGAAGGCCCAGACCCGCCCCAAGATCACGCCCCTGGCCGAGCCCAAGCAGTTCGTGCCGGAAGACTATGTGCAGCAGGCAGCGGCAGAGCCGTTCAACCCTGAGAAGCTGACGCAGGCCCTGCGCCGCGACACGCCGCACAACGCGGCCAACGAGGCGCTGATCGCGCCCGAGCTGCTGCGCCGCAAGGAACCGCTGGAGGCTTTCCCCCTGGACGCCATGGCCATGGTCGGGAGCATGGTCAAGGCCGAGCGGCCGGTCGCGCTGGTGCGGGCCAACAACCTGCTCTACCAGGTGCGGGTTGGCGAGCATCTGGGGCAGAACTATGGGCGGGTGCAGAAGATCACCGAGACCGAATTGACGCTGCGAGAAATCGTGCCCGACGCCACGGGTGACTGGATGGAGCGTATGACGAGCTTGCAGTTGCAGGAAAAGGCCAAATGA
- a CDS encoding pilus assembly protein PilM, translating to MISARSLFNRQAAPLLGIDISSSSVKLVELGRDKSGRWSLERCAIEPLERGLIVDGSIEKFDEVAEAVRRLVKKSGTRTRNVAMALPPSAVITKRIILPDGLSEQELEVQVESEASQYIPFSLDEVSLDFCVIGPSAGSPGDVEVLIAASRREKVQDRQGLAEAAGLKPIILDIESYAARLAADRLIGALPNQGANAMVALFKVGGVASTLQVIRNEEVLYEREQAFGGGQLTQIIVRQYGFSPEEAESKKRNAELPDDYDTAVLRPFVDGMAAEIGRSLQFFFTSTPYNHVDKILLAGGSASLPGLAEAVTQQCSFPCGLANPFDGMEVGAGVRSKKVLRDAPSYLTACGLAMRRFLQ from the coding sequence TTGATCTCTGCGAGGTCGCTGTTCAACCGCCAAGCCGCACCGCTGCTGGGGATCGACATAAGCTCGTCCAGCGTCAAGCTGGTCGAGCTTGGCCGCGACAAAAGCGGTCGCTGGTCCCTTGAGCGCTGCGCCATCGAACCCCTGGAGCGGGGCCTGATCGTCGACGGCAGCATCGAGAAGTTCGACGAGGTGGCCGAGGCGGTACGCCGCCTGGTGAAGAAAAGCGGCACGCGCACCCGCAATGTCGCCATGGCGCTGCCGCCCTCGGCGGTGATCACCAAACGCATCATCCTGCCCGACGGCCTGTCCGAGCAGGAGCTGGAAGTCCAGGTCGAGTCCGAGGCCAGCCAGTACATTCCGTTCTCGCTGGACGAGGTCAGCCTTGATTTCTGCGTGATCGGTCCGAGCGCCGGCTCGCCCGGCGATGTCGAGGTGCTGATCGCCGCGTCGCGCCGCGAAAAGGTGCAGGACCGCCAGGGCCTGGCCGAAGCCGCCGGCCTGAAGCCGATCATCCTGGACATCGAATCCTATGCAGCCCGCCTGGCGGCGGATCGGCTGATTGGCGCGCTACCCAACCAGGGCGCCAACGCCATGGTGGCCTTGTTCAAGGTCGGCGGCGTTGCCAGCACCTTGCAGGTGATCCGCAACGAAGAGGTGCTGTACGAGCGCGAGCAGGCGTTCGGCGGCGGGCAGCTCACCCAGATCATCGTGCGGCAGTACGGCTTCTCGCCCGAGGAGGCGGAAAGCAAGAAGCGCAATGCCGAGCTGCCGGACGACTACGACACCGCCGTGCTGCGCCCCTTTGTGGACGGCATGGCGGCTGAAATCGGGCGCTCGCTGCAGTTCTTCTTCACCAGCACGCCCTACAACCACGTCGACAAGATCCTGCTGGCGGGCGGCTCGGCGTCGCTGCCCGGCCTGGCCGAGGCGGTGACGCAGCAGTGTTCCTTTCCCTGCGGCCTGGCCAACCCCTTCGACGGGATGGAAGTCGGCGCCGGCGTGCGCTCCAAGAAGGTCCTGCGCGATGCGCCGTCCTACCTGACGGCCTGCGGCCTGGCGATGCGGAGGTTCCTGCAGTGA
- a CDS encoding penicillin-binding protein 1A, with amino-acid sequence MTWVLRALLALAGLAVAGAVALLLVIAVALAVAYPNLPDISDLADYRPKLPLRVFSTEGALLGEFGEERRNLTPVGDIPKAMKDAVLAAEDSSFYSHGGVDYKGMVRAALANLNRAKSQGASTITMQVARNVYLSSEKTFTRKIYEILLTFKLEHLLSKDQILEIYMNQIYLGNRAYGFAAASEAYFGKPLKNITIAEAAMLAGLPKAPTANNPVNNPRRARARQLYIIDRMEETGFITRVEADAARKEELKIRSGPDAGRVHAEYIAEMVRQLIFTQYGNDAYTRGLNVYTTVSAGDQDAAYRSLRKGLMDYERRQIYRGPEEFVDLPRDPKELEEAVGDALSDHPDNGDVLAAVVLSADPKKIVALRPNGDHIEITGEGLRPAQSGLSPKAAPNIRLRPGAVIRVVKTPKDSWEITQIPEVEGAFIALDPRNGAVRALVGGFDFGKNKFNHVTQAWRQPGSSFKPFIYSAALEKGFTPATVINDGPLFFDAGTTGGQPWEPKNYGGGFDGPMSMRRALEKSKNMVSIRILQSIGTKYAQDWITRFGFDADKHPAYLPMALGAGSVTPMQMASAYAVFANGGHRVNPWLIAKVTDQKGRVLLETTPPVLDRTNQTIDPRNAYIMDSLLQSVARSGTAARAQQMLKRPDIYGKTGTTNDSMDAWFAGFQPTLAAITWIGYDTPRSLGDRETGGGLSLPVWVSFMDYALKGVPVAEITAPSGVVNVGGEWFYEEYARNGGIPSLGADTTAGAAGADVGAQQAPPAAEERNRILDLFKN; translated from the coding sequence CTGACCTGGGTGCTGCGCGCGCTGCTGGCCCTCGCGGGGCTGGCCGTGGCCGGGGCCGTGGCGCTGCTGCTGGTGATCGCGGTCGCGCTGGCCGTGGCCTATCCCAACCTGCCGGATATCTCTGACCTGGCGGACTACCGGCCCAAGCTGCCGCTGCGCGTGTTCTCTACCGAAGGCGCGCTGCTGGGTGAGTTCGGTGAAGAGCGCCGCAACCTGACGCCGGTGGGCGACATCCCCAAAGCCATGAAGGATGCGGTGCTGGCCGCCGAAGACAGCAGCTTCTACAGCCACGGCGGCGTGGACTACAAGGGCATGGTGCGCGCCGCGCTGGCCAACCTGAACCGCGCCAAGAGCCAGGGGGCGTCGACCATCACCATGCAGGTGGCGCGCAATGTCTACCTGTCGTCCGAGAAGACCTTCACCCGCAAGATCTACGAGATTCTGCTGACCTTCAAGCTCGAGCACCTGCTCTCGAAGGACCAGATCCTGGAGATCTACATGAACCAGATCTACCTGGGCAACCGGGCCTACGGCTTTGCCGCGGCGTCCGAGGCCTACTTTGGCAAGCCGCTGAAGAACATCACCATTGCCGAAGCCGCCATGCTGGCCGGCCTGCCCAAGGCCCCCACCGCCAACAACCCGGTCAACAACCCGCGCCGGGCCCGTGCGCGCCAGCTCTACATCATCGACCGGATGGAAGAAACCGGCTTCATCACGCGCGTGGAAGCCGACGCCGCCCGCAAGGAAGAGCTGAAGATCCGCAGCGGCCCCGACGCCGGCCGGGTGCATGCCGAGTACATCGCCGAGATGGTGCGCCAGCTGATCTTTACCCAGTACGGCAACGACGCCTACACACGCGGCCTGAATGTCTACACCACCGTCAGCGCGGGCGACCAGGATGCGGCCTATCGCTCGCTGCGCAAGGGCCTGATGGACTACGAGCGGCGCCAGATCTACCGCGGCCCGGAAGAGTTCGTGGACCTGCCGCGCGACCCCAAGGAGCTGGAAGAAGCCGTGGGCGACGCGCTGAGCGACCACCCCGACAACGGCGACGTGCTGGCCGCCGTGGTGCTGTCGGCTGACCCGAAGAAGATCGTTGCCCTGCGGCCCAACGGCGACCACATCGAGATCACCGGCGAGGGCCTGCGCCCGGCGCAGTCGGGCCTGAGCCCCAAGGCCGCGCCCAATATCCGCCTGCGCCCCGGCGCGGTGATCCGCGTGGTGAAGACGCCCAAGGACAGCTGGGAGATCACCCAGATCCCCGAGGTGGAAGGTGCCTTCATTGCGCTCGACCCGCGCAATGGCGCCGTGCGCGCGCTGGTGGGTGGCTTCGACTTCGGCAAGAACAAGTTCAACCACGTGACCCAGGCCTGGCGCCAGCCGGGCTCCAGCTTCAAGCCCTTCATCTATTCGGCCGCGCTGGAGAAGGGCTTCACCCCGGCCACCGTGATCAATGACGGCCCGCTGTTCTTCGACGCCGGCACCACCGGCGGCCAGCCCTGGGAGCCAAAGAACTACGGCGGCGGCTTCGACGGCCCGATGTCCATGCGCCGCGCGCTGGAGAAATCCAAGAACATGGTGTCCATCCGTATCCTGCAATCGATCGGCACCAAGTACGCGCAGGACTGGATCACGCGCTTTGGCTTCGACGCCGACAAGCACCCGGCCTACCTGCCGATGGCGCTGGGCGCGGGCTCGGTCACGCCGATGCAGATGGCCTCGGCCTATGCCGTTTTTGCCAACGGCGGCCACCGCGTCAATCCCTGGCTGATCGCCAAGGTCACCGACCAGAAGGGCCGTGTACTGCTGGAGACCACGCCGCCGGTGCTCGACCGGACGAACCAGACCATAGACCCGCGCAACGCCTACATCATGGACAGCCTGCTGCAGAGCGTGGCGCGCTCGGGCACCGCGGCACGCGCCCAGCAGATGCTCAAGCGCCCCGACATCTACGGCAAGACCGGCACCACCAACGACTCGATGGACGCCTGGTTCGCCGGCTTCCAGCCGACGCTCGCGGCCATCACCTGGATCGGCTACGACACGCCGCGCAGCCTGGGCGACCGCGAAACCGGCGGCGGCCTGAGCCTGCCGGTGTGGGTCAGCTTCATGGACTACGCGCTCAAGGGCGTGCCGGTGGCCGAGATCACCGCGCCCTCGGGCGTGGTGAACGTGGGTGGCGAGTGGTTCTACGAGGAATACGCGCGCAATGGCGGCATTCCAAGCCTGGGCGCCGACACGACGGCCGGCGCCGCCGGGGCGGATGTGGGCGCACAGCAAGCCCCCCCGGCAGCCGAAGAGCGCAACCGCATCCTCGATCTGTTCAAGAACTGA
- the cyaY gene encoding iron donor protein CyaY — MTDLEFLDLAEQLLQSVEESCDRINDETDADLDSQRVGGMVTLTFPNRSQIVLNMQKPLHELWLAARSGGYHFKWDGSAWQDTKGQGELRAILTRETSAQSGLSLSFAG, encoded by the coding sequence ATGACCGACCTCGAATTCCTCGACCTTGCCGAGCAACTGCTCCAGAGCGTGGAGGAAAGCTGTGACCGCATCAACGACGAGACCGATGCGGACCTCGACAGCCAGCGCGTGGGCGGCATGGTGACCCTGACCTTCCCCAATCGCAGCCAGATCGTGCTGAACATGCAAAAACCGCTGCATGAGCTGTGGCTGGCCGCGCGCTCCGGCGGCTACCACTTCAAGTGGGACGGCAGCGCCTGGCAAGACACCAAGGGCCAGGGCGAACTGCGCGCCATCCTCACCCGCGAAACCAGCGCCCAGTCGGGCCTGTCCCTGTCCTTCGCGGGCTGA
- a CDS encoding type 4a pilus biogenesis protein PilO, with the protein MASKKQPKFDAAAQFQRLQRQFSNLNPKDPSLWPILPRVLLCVALGAVVVGALWYFWLSDYQTELETEAAQEQTLRQDYQAKLAKAVNLEALKRQREQVQQYVLQLEKQLPSKAEMAALLSDINQAGLGRSLQFELFRPSDVRVREYYAELPITVRVTGRYHDMGAFASDIAHLSRIVTLNNLSIAPAKDKDKDKDGQLVMDVTARTFRYLDSDEIEAQRKATAKGKAAK; encoded by the coding sequence ATGGCAAGCAAAAAACAACCCAAGTTCGATGCGGCGGCGCAGTTCCAGCGATTGCAGCGGCAGTTCAGCAATCTCAACCCCAAGGACCCATCGCTCTGGCCGATCCTGCCGCGCGTGCTGCTGTGCGTCGCGCTGGGGGCTGTGGTGGTCGGAGCGCTCTGGTACTTCTGGCTCAGCGACTACCAGACCGAGCTCGAGACCGAAGCAGCCCAGGAGCAGACCTTGCGCCAGGACTACCAGGCCAAGCTGGCCAAGGCCGTCAACCTGGAGGCGCTCAAGCGCCAGCGCGAGCAGGTTCAGCAATATGTGCTGCAGTTGGAGAAGCAACTGCCCAGCAAGGCCGAGATGGCGGCGCTGCTGTCCGACATCAACCAGGCCGGCCTGGGGCGCAGCCTGCAGTTCGAACTGTTCCGCCCCAGCGACGTCCGGGTGCGCGAGTACTACGCCGAACTGCCGATCACAGTACGCGTGACCGGCCGCTACCACGACATGGGGGCGTTTGCCTCGGATATCGCGCATCTGTCGCGCATCGTCACGCTCAACAACCTGTCCATCGCACCCGCCAAGGACAAGGATAAGGACAAGGACGGCCAACTGGTCATGGATGTCACGGCACGCACCTTCCGCTACCTGGACAGCGACGAAATCGAGGCGCAGCGCAAGGCCACCGCCAAGGGAAAGGCGGCCAAGTGA
- a CDS encoding PilN domain-containing protein, translating into MILINLLPHREAARKRRRDAFNSTLLGSMLLGALIACAVYLWYQSQIEAQQGRNQFLKTEITRLESQIKEIASLESEIAALRARQKAVEDLQSDRNLQVHLLNELVRQLPDGVYLTDMKQLEQTVTLKGSAQSNERVSELLRNLGSNTPWLAKPQLVEIVAGTVNLSPRDQRRVANFTISVHLLRSSEMQAAAAAATAGAATAARP; encoded by the coding sequence GTGATCCTCATCAACCTGCTGCCGCACCGCGAGGCGGCACGCAAGCGGCGCCGCGACGCCTTCAACTCGACCCTGTTGGGCTCGATGCTGCTGGGCGCGCTGATCGCCTGCGCGGTCTACCTCTGGTACCAGTCGCAGATCGAGGCGCAGCAGGGTCGCAACCAGTTCCTGAAGACCGAGATCACGCGCCTGGAATCCCAGATCAAGGAAATCGCCAGCCTCGAATCCGAGATCGCGGCGCTGCGGGCACGGCAAAAGGCCGTGGAAGACCTGCAGTCGGACCGCAACCTGCAGGTGCATCTGCTCAATGAGCTGGTGCGGCAACTGCCCGACGGCGTGTACCTGACGGACATGAAGCAGCTGGAACAGACCGTCACCCTCAAGGGCTCGGCCCAGTCCAACGAGCGCGTCTCCGAGCTGCTGCGCAACCTGGGCTCCAACACGCCCTGGCTTGCCAAGCCGCAACTGGTGGAGATCGTGGCCGGCACCGTCAACCTCTCGCCGCGCGACCAGCGGCGGGTGGCGAATTTCACCATTTCCGTGCACCTGCTGCGCTCCAGCGAGATGCAGGCCGCAGCGGCGGCGGCAACCGCTGGTGCGGCCACGGCAGCACGTCCTTGA